From a single Zeugodacus cucurbitae isolate PBARC_wt_2022May chromosome Y, idZeuCucr1.2, whole genome shotgun sequence genomic region:
- the LOC128923515 gene encoding zinc finger BED domain-containing protein 4-like gives MMKHLQCAHKIAPPSSNEKQTQKRLNDSHNDFEVQPKKVLVAVESSVPSVALVPQTKSSLQENTTVQSQVQGPMDRCINNANSFSETEMKTVELGAYLMEERKTIENLSLKLRNICNDWGLDDSKIAAFVSDGGANIKGAIKSEFGDGKHISCFGHVINNIGQRLIEVNITPPASESRNQVSDLPADENDAIDNLEDLITDHTEQSSLRELLSKVKQIVTFFRQSERATTELLKLQKDNPENSRLKLIQEVRTRWNSCFEMVDRFIVLADHVSKVLLQVKMDKSSKAKPPNMITGEEIDALVEFRDILKPLLQITQEVCFEKCVTLSKCIPLISSLRKKIEELTPETLIGRHLKKRMVQDIETKYGNIESVKLYACATLVDPRYKKFGFQSIRDSARAVTNVADLVKTERKLALAATVANINPQDEILAIQGPESQKTNDDNDDLWSYFDNTVSCSSNLADSDEAGGLPIQLRQYLTRPAVNRKQNPNPFTVWESMKYEYPYLWKVAKKYLPIVATSVPCERLFSHAGLIANQLRSRLSPQHINELIFLRSIGEEMWFS, from the exons ATGATGAAGCACTTACAATGTGCTCACAAGATTGCTCCTCCGTCAAGTAATGAAAAACAAACTCAGAAAAGATTGAATGACAGTCACAATGATTTCGAAGTTCAGCCTAAAAAA GTTTTAGTCGCTGTCGAATCATCTGTTCCATCGGTTGCTTTGGTACCTCAAACAAAATCATCTCTTCAAGAGAATACCACAGTACAATCTCAGGTCCAAGGTCCTATGGATCGTTGTATAAACAATGCTAATTCTTTTTCAG AAACTGAGATGAAGACTGTTGAGCTGGGCGCTTATCTCATGGAAGAGaggaaaacaatagaaaatttgagcttgaaattaagaaatatatgcAATGACTGGGGTCTTGATGATAGTAAAATAGCAGCATTCGTTTCAGACGGGGGCGCAAACATCAAAGGAGCTATTAAAAGTGAGTTCGGCGATGGGAAACACATTTCATGTTTTGgacatgtaataaataatattggtcAGCGCCTTATCGAAGTTAATATTACTCCACCTGCATCTGAATCTCGAAATCAAGTTTCCGACTTACCCGCTGATGAAAATGATGCTATTGACAATCTTGAAGACTTAATTACAGATCATACTGAGCAATCGTCATTGCGTGAGCTATTgtcaaaagttaaacaaattgtCACATTCTTTCGACAAAGTGAAAGAGCGACTACAGAGCTGCTGAAATTACAGAAGGACAATCCTGAAAATTCTCGTCTGAAATTAATTCAGGAAGTGCGAACGAGATGGAACTCCTGTTTTGAAATGGTTGACCGTTTCATTGTGCTTGCTGATCATGTCAGTAAAGTGCTTTTACAAGTGAAGATGGACAAATCTTCGAAAGCTAAGCCACCTAACATGATCACAGGTGAGGAAATCGATGCGTTAGTAGAATTTCGTGACATCTTAAAACCTCTCTTGCAAATAACTCAAGAAGTTTGTTTTGAGAAATGTGTAACATTGAGCAAGTGCATtcctttgatttcaagtcttagaAAA aagaTTGAAGAGTTAACGCCAGAAACTTTAATTGGGCGACATTTGAAAAAGAGAATGGTTCAAGACATCGAAACAAAATACGGCAATATTGAATCCGTAAAACTGTACGCTTGTGCAACATTGGTTGATCCTCGttataaaaagtttggttttcaAAGTATTCGGGATTCTGCACGAGCGGTAACTAATGTCG CTGATCTTGTCAAGACAGAACGAAAATTAGCATTGGCAGCAACGGTGGCAAATATTAACCCTCAAGATGAGATATTAGCTATTCAAGGTCCGGAATCTCAGAAAACGAACGATGACAATGATGATTTATGGTCTTATTTTGATAACACTGTGAGTTGTAGTTCCAATCTTGCAGATTCTGATGAGGCTGGAGGATTACCAATACAATTACGACAATATTTGACACGCCCGGCTGTCAATCGGAAACAAAATCCTAATCCGTTCACTGTGTGGGaaagtatgaaatatgaatatccGTATCTATGGAAAGTAGCTAAAAAGTACTTGCCAATAGTTGCAACGTCTGTACCCTGTGAGCGATTATTTTCACATGCAGGACTTATCGCAAATCAGTTGAGGAGTCGCTTATCACCTCAGCACATTAATGagctaatatttttaagatcaaTCGGCGAAGAAATGTGGTTTtcgtag